One Kitasatospora sp. MAP12-44 DNA segment encodes these proteins:
- a CDS encoding fatty acid--CoA ligase: MTQDAPQTLTAACAQHSHRRPDHPAVICEDRVTTYAQLHKESNRTAHGLLAAGLRPGSRVGYLGKESEHYYEIALACAKAGTVLVPVNWRLTGSEAEHILRDSGAELLFVEEAFRPLAERVKEELTQLRTLVALAPPGPIGGGQRAWQAGQPDTDLNPGTGADDAVLQIYTSGTTGKPKGVVLAHRSFFTLPAAMRDSGANWIDWLPEDRNLISLPGFSIAGMGWFMHGFVAGGTNVVMRMFVSEEAVRLIAAHGVTTTFAAPAMLQMMIEEPGVTPETFRSLRKVAYGAAPISESLLKRCLAMLGCEFAQIYAATETGTVAVCLPPKDHFPGSPVLTAAGKACPGHELKIVDPEGRTLPVGQIGQVCVLTPARMLGYWGLPEATAETLVGEWLHLGDAGYLTEDGYLFLCDRINDTIIAAGQNIYPVEIEKALGDHPAVADVAVLGVPDELWGDAVLACVVLRPGEQLRARDLRGFLSGRIADYKAPSRWEFVDSIPRNPTGKILRRVLRERHLAVRAAGAEA, from the coding sequence CGGCCTGCTGGCCGCCGGCCTGCGGCCCGGCTCGCGGGTCGGCTACCTCGGCAAGGAGTCCGAGCACTACTACGAGATCGCGCTGGCCTGCGCCAAGGCCGGCACCGTCCTGGTCCCGGTCAACTGGCGGCTGACCGGGAGCGAGGCCGAGCACATCCTGCGCGACTCGGGAGCCGAACTGCTCTTCGTCGAGGAGGCGTTCCGGCCACTCGCCGAGCGGGTCAAGGAGGAGCTGACGCAGCTGCGCACACTGGTGGCGCTGGCTCCGCCGGGGCCGATCGGCGGCGGGCAGCGGGCCTGGCAGGCCGGGCAGCCGGACACCGACCTGAACCCGGGCACCGGCGCCGACGACGCCGTCCTGCAGATCTACACCAGCGGCACCACCGGCAAGCCCAAGGGCGTGGTGCTGGCGCACCGCAGCTTCTTCACGCTGCCCGCGGCGATGCGCGACAGCGGGGCGAACTGGATCGACTGGCTGCCCGAGGACCGCAACCTGATCTCCCTGCCGGGCTTCAGCATCGCCGGGATGGGCTGGTTCATGCACGGCTTCGTGGCCGGCGGCACCAATGTGGTGATGCGGATGTTCGTCAGCGAGGAGGCCGTACGGCTGATCGCGGCGCACGGGGTCACCACCACCTTCGCGGCCCCCGCGATGCTGCAGATGATGATCGAGGAGCCCGGGGTGACCCCGGAGACCTTCCGCTCGCTGCGCAAGGTGGCGTACGGCGCCGCGCCCATCTCGGAGTCCCTGCTCAAGCGCTGCCTGGCCATGCTGGGCTGCGAGTTCGCGCAGATCTACGCCGCCACCGAGACCGGCACGGTCGCGGTCTGCCTGCCGCCGAAGGACCACTTCCCCGGCAGCCCGGTGCTCACGGCGGCCGGAAAGGCCTGCCCCGGGCACGAGTTGAAGATCGTCGACCCGGAGGGCCGGACCCTGCCGGTCGGGCAGATCGGCCAGGTCTGCGTGCTGACCCCGGCCCGGATGCTGGGCTACTGGGGCCTGCCGGAGGCCACCGCCGAGACCCTGGTCGGCGAGTGGCTGCACCTGGGCGACGCCGGCTACCTCACCGAGGACGGCTATCTCTTCCTCTGCGACCGGATCAACGACACCATCATCGCGGCCGGTCAGAACATCTACCCGGTGGAGATCGAGAAGGCGCTCGGCGACCACCCGGCGGTGGCCGACGTCGCGGTGCTGGGCGTGCCGGACGAGCTGTGGGGCGACGCCGTGCTCGCCTGCGTGGTGCTGCGCCCGGGCGAGCAGCTGCGGGCGCGCGACCTGCGCGGCTTCCTGTCCGGCCGGATCGCGGACTACAAGGCCCCCAGCCGCTGGGAGTTCGTCGACAGCATCCCGCGCAACCCCACCGGCAAGATCCTGCGCCGGGTGCTGCGCGAGCGCCACCTGGCGGTCCGCGCCGCCGGCGCCGAGGCCTGA